From the Methanobacterium sp. CWC-01 genome, the window AGGAGGACAACAAGCACAGCCTGCACATGAATCATTCGTGCCCATTGCTGATCTGATCAAAGTGGATTGTGCCATACATGGATGTCCGCCATCACCAGAAATAATAGCTAAAACCGTTGTAGCACTTATCAACGGTGACATGGACTACCTACAACCCATGTTAGACCTGGCTGGTTACACCGAAGCCTGTGGCTGCGACCTGCAGACCAAAGTGGTAAACCAGGCTCTATGTATTGGATGTGGAACCTGTGCCATGGCTTGCCAGACACGAGCTCTAAGCATGACCAATGGAAGGCCTGAACTGAATGAAGACCGCTGTATTAAATGTGGAATTTGTTACGTGCAGTGTCCAAGAAGCTGGTGGCCAGCTGAACAGATCAATAAGGATTTAGGGTTATAGGAGGAGTGACAATGGTATTAGGAACTTACAAAGAAGTTGTTGCCGCAAGATCCACTGACAAACAAATCCAAAAAATAGCCCAAGACGGTGGAATAGTATCCGCCCTGTTCTGCTACGCCTTAGATGAAAAACTCATCGATGGTGCAGTAGTGGCTGGACCCACTGAAGAACTATGGAAACCGGCTCCAACCGTGGCTATGACCGCTGAGGAAGTGCTGGCAGCCGCCGGAACCAAATACACATTCTCCCCTAACGTCTGGATGCTTAAAAAAGCAGCCCGACAGTATGGATTAGAGAAGATAGGTACCGTGGCCATACCCTGTCAGCTCATGGGTATCCGAAAGATGCAATCCTACCCCTTCGGGGTACGATTCTTGGCTGACAAGATTGCCCTGGCAGTAGGTATCTTCTGTATGGAAAACTTCCCATTCACATCCCTGCAAACCTTCATCAGTGAGAAAATGGGTATCGACCCAACTCTCGTGGAGAAGATGGACATTGGAAAGGGAAAATTCTGGGCTTACACTGCGGATGATGTGTACACC encodes:
- the frhB gene encoding coenzyme F420 hydrogenase subunit beta, producing MVLGTYKEVVAARSTDKQIQKIAQDGGIVSALFCYALDEKLIDGAVVAGPTEELWKPAPTVAMTAEEVLAAAGTKYTFSPNVWMLKKAARQYGLEKIGTVAIPCQLMGIRKMQSYPFGVRFLADKIALAVGIFCMENFPFTSLQTFISEKMGIDPTLVEKMDIGKGKFWAYTADDVYTLPLKETHGYEQNGCKICLDYVAELADVSTGSVGTPDGWSTVFTRTDAGETIFKAAVDAGVIETKAMDDVKPGLGLLEKLATEKKTKNMKTIDERKAMGLPVPYKASSEKEDPLANI